One segment of Purpureocillium takamizusanense chromosome 7, complete sequence DNA contains the following:
- a CDS encoding uncharacterized protein (COG:S~TransMembrane:8 (i21-44o77-95i107-126o132-150i157-176o188-212i219-238o244-264i)~EggNog:ENOG503NZE3), producing the protein MANWNAWNPFTKRESHTSGSITTYKILTLVTWLLSVVVTVYYTIHRPHDGFTIRKRIWDQNYLYPSAFTMNHILGDIYWVGLFVLQFGYITHLFSRNADTVNAAASVGSHFILNNLFHFGFVMLFVRSHFHWAELLLILNFINLSSLYFRHHTYPRFIHAPTVSGPLAWTFVAIYWNGAIMVPHPHSLVARIFGNIFIWSLLVYGMFFIIIYKDYTMGFALSMLAAAIGVAQFTRQIIALQWIFAFIIMALLFIMTVVVAVPAWTGREIRWRRAEPADQERAPLLNE; encoded by the exons aTGGCCAACTGGAATGCCT GGAATCCCTTCACCAAGCGCGAGTCGCACACGTCAGGGTCCATCACCACCTACAAGATCCTCACCCTCGTTACCTGGCTCTtgtccgtcgtcgtgacCGTCTACTACACCATCCACAGGCCCCATGATGGCTTCACCATCCGCAAGCGCATCTGGGATCAGAACTACCTCTATCCCAGCGCATTCACCATGAATCACATTCTTGGCGATATCTACTG GGTCGGCCTATTTGTTCTCCAGTTCGGCTACATCACTCACCTCTTCTCCCGCAATGCCGATACCgtcaatgccgccgccagcgtcggcAGCCACTTCATTCTGAACAACCTCTTCCACTTTGGCTTCGTCATGCTGTTTGTCCGCTCGCACTTTCACTGGGCTGAGTTGCTCCTCATTCTCAACTTTATCAATCTGTCTTCGCTGTATTTCCGCCACCACACGTACCCGCGCTTCATCCACGCGCCCACCGTGTCGGGACCTCTCGCCTGGACCTTTGTCGCCATTTACTGGAACGGTGCCATCATGGTGCCGCACCCGCACAGCCTCGTGGCCCGCATCTTTGGCAACATCTTCATTTGGTCACTCCTTGTCTACGGCATgttcttcatcatcatctacAAG GACTACACCATGGGTTTTGCCCTCAGCATGCTCGCTGCCGCCATTGGTGTCGCTCAATTCACGCGACAGATCATCGCCCTCCAGTGGATCTTTgccttcatcatcatggccctCCTTTTCATCATGACAGTCGTCGTGGCTGTACCCGCCTGGACTGGACGAGAGATTAGGTGGCGACGTGCTGAGCCGGCCGACCAGGAGCGTGCTCCCCTGCTCAACGAGTAG
- a CDS encoding Holo-[acyl-carrier-protein] synthase (COG:S~EggNog:ENOG503P8E8) gives MKPLRAFPFPLNVGTDICQISRIYSILRGPRRARFVNRILAPEELAQKDARLDFRDVATTSSSSQTDARGEAAAKHDAEELTLRATPLWQSAAFLAGRFAAKEAAIKAHSHRRLTLHDVIIERRGGGGEGRLGSGPPVARIRAGAGRAGGGGDADGEEGEQDVSAMISISHDGDYATAVCLAYDPSVMVEEDGKRGGA, from the exons ATGAAGCCGCTGCGGGCGTTTCCCTTTCCGCTCAACGTCGGCACCGACATCTGCCAAATCTCGCGCATCTACTCCATCCTCCGCGGCCCACGCCGGGCGCGTTTCGTGAATCGCATCCTCGCGCCCGAAGAGCTGGCGCAAAAGGATGCGCGCCTGGACTTTCGAGACGTGGCTACAACGAGTTCATCGTCTCAGACGGACGctcgcggcgaggccgctgccaagcatgacgccgaggagctaACGCTacgggcgacgccgctgtgGCAGTCGGCGGCGTTTCTAGCCGGCAG GTTCGCGGCGAAGGAGGCGGCCATCAAGGCGCACTCGCACCGGCGGCTGACCTTGCacgacgtcatcatcgagcggaggggcggcggcggcgaggggcggcTGGGGAGCGGACCGCCGGTGGCACGGATACGTGCgggggctgggcgggcgggcggcggcggcgacgcggacggagaggagggggagcaGGATGTGAGCGCCATGATCTCTATTAGCCACGATGGGGACTATGCGACTGCGGTGTGCCTCGCGTATGACCCGAGCGtgatggtggaggaggatgggaaACGAGGAGGCGCATGA
- the FOX2 gene encoding bifunctional hydroxyacyl-CoA dehydrogenase/enoyl-CoA hydratase fox2 (EggNog:ENOG503NV6Q~COG:Q), with translation MAEQLRYDGQVVVVTGAGGGLGRAYALFFGSRGASVVVNDLGGSFKGEGNSTKAADVVVDEIKAAGGKAVANYDSVENGERIIDTAIKAFGRIDILLNNAGILRDISFKNIKDEDWDLIMKVHVKGAYKCARAAWPHFRKQKYGRVINTASAAGLFGSFGQTNYSAAKLAMVGFTETLAKEGIKYNILCNVIAPIAASRMTETVMPPDVLENLKPDWVVPLVAVLVHKNNTSDTGGIFEVGGGHVAKLRWERSSGLLLKADDSYTPGAILKKWNKVADFSSPQYPTGPNDFLGLLEESMKMGPNEQGEKLDFTGRVAVVTGGGAGIGRAYSLAFAKYGASVVVNDLVNPDDVVAEIKKMGGKAAGVKASAEDGDAVVKGAIDAFGRVDIVVNNAGILRDKAFSNMDDNLWDPVMNVHLRGTYKVTKAAWPYFLKQKYGRVINTTSTSGIYGNFGQANYAAAKCGILGFSRALALEGYKYGIYVNTIAPNAGTAMTATIMPEEMVQAFKPDYIAPLVLALCSDKCPDPTGGLYEVGSGWCGRTRWQRTGGHGFPVDVKLVPEEVVKHWKDIVNFDDGRTDNPEKTQESLQKIMANMGNKAGAGKDAGSAAAGNEYLSAIADAVKTEGNPCEFKYEERDAILYNLGVGAKRTELKYVFEGNEDFQVLPTYGVIPPFTTEMPFDYSAIVPNFNPMMLLHGEQYLEIRQWPLPTSGRLVSRGRLLEVVDKGSAALAKNGITTVIAETGQEVFYNEMTVFLRGCGGFDGSKKGQDRGPATAANVPPKRAPDVVVESQTTDDQAAIYRLSGDYNPLHIDPAFAKMGGFKAPILHGLCTFGIAGKAVYDRFGAFKNIKVRFAGPVIPGQTLVTEMWREGSRVVFQSRVKETGKPAIAGAAAELMTDDKSKM, from the exons ATGGCTGAGCAATTGCGATACGACggccaggtcgtcgtcgttaccggcgccggcggcggtctcgGCCGCGCGTACGCTCTCTTCTTCGGCtcccgcggcgccagcgtcgtcgtcaacgacctCGGAGGCTCCTTCAAGGGCGAGGGCAACTCGACAAAG GCTGctgatgtcgtcgtcgacgagatcaaggccgctggcggcaaggccgtcgccaactACGACAGCGTCGAGAACGGCGAGCGCATCATTGACACGGCCATCAAGGCGTTTGGCCGCATCGATATCCTCCTCAACAACGCCGGTATCCTGCGTGACATTTCCTTCAAGAacatcaaggacgaggactGGGACCTCATCATGAAGGTCCACGTCAAGGGCGCGTACAAGTGCGCCCGCGCTGCCTGGCCCCATTTCCGCAAGCAAAAGTACGGCCGTGTCATCAACactgcctcggccgccggcctcttCGGCAGCTTCGGGCAGACCAACTACTCggccgccaagctcgccATGGTTGGCTTCACAGAGaccctggccaaggagggcatCAAGTACAACATTCTCTGCAACGTCATTGCGCCCATTG ccgccagccgcaTGACGGAGACCGTCATGCCCCCTGACGTTCTCGAGAACCTCAAGCCCGATTGGGTCGTCCCCCTCGTCGCTGTTCTCGTTCACAAGAACAATACGTCCGATACGGGCGGCATCTTCGaggtcggtggcggccatgtcgccaAGCTGCGCTGGGAGCGCTCGagcggcctcctcctcaaggccgacgactcCTACACGCCTGGCGCCATCCTCAAGAAGTGGAACAAGGTCGCCGACTTCTCCAGCCCTCAATACCCCACCGGTCCCAACgacttcctcggcctccttgaggAGTCGATGAAGATGGGCCCCAACGAGCAGGGTGAGAAGCTCGACTTCACCGGCcgggtcgccgtcgtcactggtggcggcgctggtaTCGGCCGCGCCTACTCTCTGGCGTTTGCCAAGTACGGCGCTTCTGTCGTTGTCAACGACCTCGTCAACCCCGATGATGTGGTTGCCGAGATTAAGAAGatgggcggcaaggcggctggcgtcaaggcctcggccgaggacggtgatgccgtcgtcaagggcgCCATCGATGCCTTTGGTCGTGTCGACATTGTTGTCAACAACGCCGGCATCCTGCGGGACAAGGCCTTCTCCAACATGGACGATAACCTCTGGGACCCTGTCATGAACGTGCACCTGCGCGGAACCTACAAGGTCACCAAGGCTGCTTGGCCCTACTTCCTCAAGCAGAAGTACGGCCGCGTCATCAacacgacgtcgacgagcggcaTTTACGGCAACTTTGGCCAGGCCAACTACGCCGCGGCG AAATGTGGTATCCTGGGCTTCTCCCGTGCCCTGGCCCTCGAGGGTTACAAGTACGGCATCTATGTCAACACCATCGCCCCCAacgccggcaccgccatgACGGCCACCATCATGCCCGAGGAGATGGTCCAGGCCTTCAAGCCCGACTACATCGCcccgctcgtcctcgccctctgcaGCGACAAGTGCCCCGACCCCACTGGCGGTCTCTACGaggtcggcagcggctggtgcGGCCGCACGCGCTGGCAGCGcaccggcggccacggcttCCCTGTCGACGTCAAGCTCGTCCCCGAGGAGGTGGTGAAGCACTGGAAGGACATTGTCAACtttgacgacggccgcaccGACAACCCGGAGAAGACGCAGGAGTCGCTGCAGAAGATCATGGCCAACATGGGGAACAAGGCCGGTGCCGGAAAG GATGCCggctctgctgccgccggcaacGAGTACCTCTCTGCCATTGCCGATGCCGTTAAGACCGAGGGCAACCCTTGCGAGTTCAAGtacgaggagcgcgacgccatcctctACAACCTCGGCGTTGGTGCCAAGCGCACTGAGCTGAAATACGTCTT TGAGGGCAACGAGGACTTCCAGGTCCTGCCCACGTACGGCGTGATCCCGCCCTTTACCACCGAGATGCCCTTCGACTACAGCGCCATCGTGCCCAACTTCAACCccatgatgctgctgcacggcgagCAGTACCTCGAGATCCGCCAgtggccgctgccgacgtcggggcgcctcgtctcgcgcggccgcctcctcgaggtggtggacaagggcagcgccgcgctggccaagaACGGCATCACCACGGTCATCGCCGAGACGGGCCAGGAGGTCTTCTACAACGAGATGACCGTCTTcctgcgcggctgcggcggcttcgacggctCCAAGAAGGGCCAGGACCGCggccccgccaccgccgccaacgtgCCGCCCAAGCGCGCCCCggacgttgtcgtcgagagcCAGACCACCGACGATCAGGCCGCCATCTACCGCCTCAGCGGCGACTACAA CCCGCTGCACATTGACCCTGCCTTTGCCAAGATGGGCGGCTTCAAGGCTCCCATCCTGCACGGCCTCTGCACCTTTGGCATcgccggcaaggccgtcTACGACCG CTTCGGCGCCTTCAAGAACATCAAGGTCCGCTtcgccggccccgtcatcCCCGGCCAGACCCTCGTCACCGAGATGTGGCGCGAGGGCAgccgcgtcgtcttccaGTCCAGGGTCAAGGAGACGGGCAAGCCCgccatcgcgggcgccgccgcggagctcATGACGGACGACAAGAGCAAGATGTAA
- a CDS encoding uncharacterized protein (COG:O~TransMembrane:2 (i396-415o421-440i)~EggNog:ENOG503NV27), whose amino-acid sequence MVFSGLLSSGDRPSSSRSKTSGIEAHDLQPEFIHDEAQLPCTPPERPNLRDLNNSLEALAAVFPDIQIEVFRELLSSFDGESRLALVADALLKNRVAWVKGRWRAIEADGQGAHGVQRADVFRSQEYIKAVRALAWQEFRGLPRATINAVLAESNHSYLDARRTLVSLSSKSWRFTISSLILRRRAVTGTGGDSAENHPLVVWRSTGQGSIIPTIRTTGNAELDRELYNALVRPLKDRLRVDREAADRDLAARLNNREAEEVNATHECSCCFVTSTFEEFTSCSKGGHMICFRCVQHSIKEALFGQGWLSINTETGTLKCLAVDGNECTGHVPADHIHRALMNDKSGADLLHRLDQRLAEHSLVASKIPLIHCPFCNYAEIDDIYMPTHETRLRMSAGNAYQLFILIICAGFLILRMPFVFASTIICVVLSTNLTLWGGLTTEWKRAITRHCRRRRGLRFDCQNPRCARSSCLSCHKSWTDIHVCHESSLVALRTQVEQAMSLAVKRVCPRCNTSFVKNAGCNKLTCPCGYKMCYVCRADLGDEGYRHFCDHFRPDGDPRPCRECDRCNLWESEDVEEVLREARDEAERRWKETEKRELSGQEKTYLETGVAASGSHRRVGRILSGGHMPTLPDMLDFLVEVLFT is encoded by the coding sequence ATGGTGTTTTCTGGCCTGCTCAGCTCGGGCGACAGGCCGTCGTCTAGCCGCTCCAAGACGAGCGGCATCGAGGCGCACGACCTGCAGCCCGAGTTCAtccacgacgaggcgcagctccCGTGCACCCCCCCCGAGCGCCCCAACCTGCGCGACCTCAACAacagcctcgaggcgctggccgccgtcttcccCGACATACAGATCGAGGTGTTCCGCGAGCTGCTGTCCAGCTTTGACGGCGAGTCGAGGCTGGCCCTTGTCGCTGACGCGTTGCTGAAGAACCGCGTTGCCTGGGTCAAGGGCCGCTGGAGGGCGATAGAGgccgacggccagggcgcgCATGGCGTCCAAAGGGCAGACGTCTTCCGAAGCCAAGAGTACATCAAGGCCGTTCGCGCCCTCGCCTGGCAAGAGTTTCGAGGCCTACCGAGGGCCACCATcaacgccgtcctcgccgagtcgAACCACTCCTATCTCGATGCCCGGCGGACCCTCGTCTCGCTGTCTTCCAAGTCGTGGCGCTTTACGATATCATCGCTGATTCTACGCCGGAGGGCGGTGACGGGGACCGGCGGAGACTCCGCCGAGAACCATCCGCTCGTCGTGTGGCGCTCGACCGGCCAGGGGTCTATCATACCCACGATCCGCACCACGGGCAATGCCGAGCTCGATCGCGAACTGTACAATGCCCTCGTACGGCCACTGAAAGACCGGCTCCGTGTGGACAGAGAGGCCGCCGACCGTgacctggcggcgcggttgAACAACCGTGAAGCCGAAGAGGTCAACGCAACGCACGAGTGTTCCTGCTGCTTCGTGACGAGCACATTCGAGGAGTTCACAAGCTGCAGCAAGGGCGGGCACATGATCTGCTTCCGCTGCGTGCAGCATTCCATCAAGGAAGCCCTGTTCGGCCAGGGCTGGCTCAGCATCAACACGGAGACGGGCACGCTCAAGTGCCtagccgtcgacggcaacgagTGCACCGGCCACGTCCCGGCCGACCACATACACCGGGCTCTGATGAATGACAAGTCGGGCGCAGATTTGCTTCACCGGCTAGACCAGCGGCTGGCAGAGCACAGCCTCGTCGCATCCAAAATTCCGCTGATACATTGCCCGTTTTGCAACTACGCTGAAATTGACGACATCTACATGCCGACCCATGAGACACGACTGCGCATGAGCGCTGGCAACGCCTACCAGCTGTTTATTCTAATCATTTGCGCCGGGTTTCTTATTCTCAGAATGCCCTTCGTCTTCGCATCGACGATCATCTGCGTTGTGTTGAGTACCAACCTCACCCTCTGGGGCGGCCTTACCACAGAATGGAAAAGGGCCATCACGAGGCactgccgccggcgtcggggctTGCGGTTCGATTGCCAGAACCCCAGATGCGCGCGGTCATCGTGCCTCTCATGCCACAAGTCGTGGACGGATATTCATGTCTGCCACGAATCATCGCTCGTGGCGCTGCGAACGCAGGTGGAACAGGCCATGAGCCTGGCGGTCAAGCGTGTGTGCCCGCGATGCAACACCTCGTTCGTCAAGAACGCGGGCTGCAACAAGCTGACCTGCCCGTGCGGATACAAGATGTGCTACGTCTGCCGcgccgacctcggcgacgagggctaCCGCCACTTCTGCGACCACTtccgccccgacggcgacccgCGGCCGTGCCGGGAGTGCGACCGCTGCAACCTGTGGGAGTCTGAGGATGTGGAAGAGGTGCTGCGGGAGGCccgcgacgaagccgagcgCCGCTGgaaggagacggagaagcGCGAGCTATCGGGCCAGGAGAAGACATACCTGGAgacgggcgtcgcggcgagCGGCTCACACCGCCGCGTAGGGCGGATACTGTCGGGTGGGCACATGCCGACGCTGCCAGACATGCTCGACTTTCTGGTCGAGGTGCTCTTCACCTGA
- a CDS encoding uncharacterized protein (COG:S~EggNog:ENOG503NW4T): MAAWATFKVVDLKAELKRRGLPQGGLKAELVARLEAADQEAASPTEPAHPDDAGHLSHELDAQNEDARELEAVQKEPENTPQQTDDQPIEAAIPPPTPISEPDPVVASGEALRDTEEEANQKPDHESYEMHGALAPESSVPLSDTAAASSLSPGVDAPMNDWVPEGNAEDLKRKRRSESPTPKEMDAKRKRAQDVAHDGDQPSVADPDASFPEKTHAQPSLDNENVAASDGGVNDEASSEASQPNVAPSMHANTRAIYINNLMRPMRETDLHDHLLNLEQPAGGQRNDDAISSLYVDSIRTHAFVVFESASSAGRVRRRLHGRVWPLESNRKALFVDFVPEGKVDGWIQTEQDGNNRRQVGQRWEVVYERVGDALTAEAFLRSTSVTGSSSATHGVRAQPPQAQQAQQAPQQAPQGVVGAPTGPRGHRPPNAHPNTQHPPPNAGPAPGPSPYNGGNRTIEQPWVSFREVPPSLADRRLDCMLRYLDFDVHLGPDREINRYSFQGGDVFVDRGRENFAGIRPPHRQQAMDRSRGGRGGGRGRGRGRGAPRGGPYGFGRDRYVPY, from the coding sequence ATGGCCGCCTGGGCGACCTTCAAGGTCGTCGATCTCAAGGCCGAGCTTAAGCGCCGCGGTCTTCCACAGGGTGGTCTCAAGGCTGAGCTCGTTGCCCGTCTCGAAGCTGCTGACCAGGAGGCTGCTTCCCCTACGGAGCCAGCCCATCCCGACGACGCTGGACATTTGTCTCATGAACTCGATGCCCAGAATGAAGACGCCAGAGAGCTAGAGGCAGTTCAGAAAGAGCCTGAAAATACTCCTCAACAAACAGATGATCAGcccatcgaggccgccatccccCCACCCACCCCCATCAGCGAGCCTGATCCTGTGGTTGCCTCTGGTGAAGCGCTCCGCGATACCGAGGAGGAAGCAAACCAGAAGCCAGATCATGAGAGCTACGAAATGCATGGAGCTCTTGCACCCGAGTCTTCCGTCCCACTGTCAGACACTGCAGCCGCTTCCAGTCTTTCTCCTGGCGTGGATGCCCCCATGAACGACTGGGTCCCTGAGGGAAATGCCGAGGACCTCAAGCGCAAGAGACGCTCCGAAAGCCCCACCCCCAAGGAGATGGACGCGAAGCGAAAGCGAGCCCAGGATGTCGCGCATGACGGCGACCAGCCCTCGGTTGCTGACCCCGACGCGTCATTTCCTGAAAAAACTCACGCCCAGCCGAGCCTCGACAACGAGAACGTCGCAGCCAGTGACGGTGGCGTCAACGACGAAGCCTCATCAGAAGCCTCGCAGCCGAATGTGGCCCCATCTATGCACGCCAACACTCGTGCCATTTACATCAACAACCTCATGCGACCCATGAGAGAGACTGACCTCCACGATCATCTGCTTAACCTTGAGCAGCCTGCAGGAGGCCagcgcaacgacgacgccatctcTAGCCTCTACGTCGACAGCATCCGCACGCACGCGTTTGTTGTTTTCGAGTCTGCATCGTCAGCCGGtcgcgtccgtcgccgttTGCACGGTCGTGTCTGGCCCCTGGAGAGCAATAGAAAGGCTCTCTTTGTAGACTTCGTCCCCGAGGGCAAGGTCGATGGCTGGATTCAAACCGAACAGGACGGCAACAATAGACGTCAAGTGGGCCAACGCTGGGAGGTGGTCTACGAAAGGGTGGGAGACGCACTGACTGCCGAAGCATTTCTTCGCTCCACATCCGTTACTGGTTCCTCCTCAGCGACGCATGGCGTCCGCGCACAGCCACCGCAGGCacagcaggcgcagcaggcgccgcagcaggcgccgcagGGTGTCGTGGGAGCTCCGACTGGACCTCGTGGCCATCGCCCTCCAAACGCTCACCCAAACACCCAGCACCCACCTCCTAACGCAGGTCCTGCTCCTGGACCTTCTCCCTACAATGGTGGGAACCGTACCATCGAGCAACCGTGGGTTTCTTTCCGCGAGGTGCCTCCGTCACTGGCGGATCGGCGTCTCGACTGCATGCTCCGCTACCTTGATTTTGATGTCCACCTCGGACCCGACCGGGAGATTAACCGTTATTCtttccagggcggcgacgtcttcgtcgaCCGCGGCAGAGAGAACTTTGCTGGCATCCGTCCTCCCCACCGTCAGCAGGCCATGGACCGTAGCCgcggaggccgaggcggtggtcgtggtcgcggccgcggccgcggcgcgcctcggGGCGGTCCATACGGCTTTGGACGTGATCGCTACGTCCCTTATTAA